From Apium graveolens cultivar Ventura chromosome 9, ASM990537v1, whole genome shotgun sequence, the proteins below share one genomic window:
- the LOC141684979 gene encoding uncharacterized protein LOC141684979, translating to MLKWAVELGQFDLEYVPRTAIKGQALADFLLEFDSEVDDKALVILYPPHIEEPMEESPHPWWILHVDGAVNNGGAGVGIVLVSPKGHHLMSAIHFKFYATNNDAEYEALINGLKISLEMGVRNLIAMSDSEPVANQVNGGFQVRGPRTELYLRCTQRLIGMFKEVRLECVSREKNGNADALEKMGLQQEAVLLGSIPLEIQEIPSIPEIEVMQVDGTPKETWMMPILAYIHKGILPEDKFKARRLRYQAARYVMYDEVLYKRGFNQQLLRCVDKEEGNYIQREIHEGICGNHSGGSSLAMKVLRQGYYWPTMRGDAVNFVRACDRCQRFANYSSMPATLLTSMISPWPFAMWGIDLIGELPKARGDVKYAVVVVDYFTKWAEAMPLTTITAKKIRDFVFNSIVCRFGIPYKLVSDKGKQFDSKELRQLYEDLKIKKEFTTVYHPQSNGQTEAVNKIIKHTLKAKLE from the coding sequence ATGCTGAAGTGGgctgtggagttgggacagtttgatttggaatatgtGCCCCGAACAGCGATTAAAGGGCAAGCCTTAGCTgatttcttgttggaatttgattctgaagttgatGACAAAGCTTTGGTGATACTATATCCACCTCATATTGAGGAGCCTATGGAGGAGTCTCCACATCCCTGGTGGATCTTACATGTGGATGGGGcagttaacaatggaggagcaggtgTGGGTATAGTACTCGTGTCTCCAAAAGGCCATCATCTGATGAGCgcaattcatttcaagttttatgcaacAAATAATGATGCGGAATATGAAGCGTTGATTAATGGCCTAAAGATCTCTTTGGAAATGGGAGTGCGAAACCTAATTGCGATGAGTGACTCAGAGCCGGTGGCGAATCAGGTGAACGGGGGATTTCAAGTGCGAGGCCCACGAacagaattatacttgagatgCACACAGCGCCTGATTGGAATGTTCAAAGAAGTTAGGTTGGAATGTGTGTCGCGGGAGAAGAACGGTAACGCGGATGCTCTAGAAAAAATGGGGTTGCAACAAGAGGCTGTGTTATTAGGATCCATACCCCTTGAGATCCAGGAgattcctagtatcccagagatAGAGGTTATGCAAGTGGATGGGActcccaaggaaacatggatgatGCCCATTCTCGCCTACATTCACAAAGGGATACTCCCCGAGGATAAGTTTAAGGCTCGTCGACTCCGCTATCAGGCTGCAAGATATGTGATGTACGACGAAGTTCTATACAAGAGAGGGTTCAATCAACAGCTGCTTAGATGTGTTGATaaagaagaaggaaattacatccAGAGGGAAATACATGAAGGaatctgtggcaatcactcggggggtagctcaTTGGCGATGAAAGTTTTGCGCCAAGGATATTATTGGCCAACAATGAGAGGGGATGCTGTAAATTTTGTCAGggcatgtgatcgctgccagcgttTTGCGAATTACTCATCTATGCCAGCAACGCTCTTGACGTCTATGATAAGCCCGTGGCcatttgccatgtgggggatagATCTTATTGGGGAGTTGCCCAAAGCTAGAGGGGATGTCAAATATGCGGTGGTCGTAGTTGATTACTTTACTAAGTGGGCGGAGGCTATGCCGTTGACAACCATCACGGCAAAGAAAATCAGAGATTTTGTCTTCAACTCCATCGTGTGCAGGTTTGGAATCCCGTACAAGCTTGTATCTGACAAAGGGAAGCAATTTGACAGCAAGGAGTTGCGACAACTGTATGAGGATTTAAAAATTAAGAAGGAGTTTACGacggtctatcatcctcaaagcaatgggCAGACAGAAGCtgtgaataaaataataaagcataccctcaaaGCCAAGCTGGAATAG
- the LOC141684980 gene encoding uncharacterized protein LOC141684980, producing the protein MGETPFILTYGYEAMVSMEVGSRSLRRDRYIEEDAEINQRLHLDLLEETRENSQLRLAAYQQCAARYYNKKVKGQFLKVGDLVLRKVMPNTKNPQHGVFGANWEGPYKIKAILWKGTYHLKDMEGKLVPRAWNAEHLRKYYQ; encoded by the coding sequence ATGGGAGAAACTCCGTTTATTCTTACTTACGGATATGAAGCTATGGTCTCCATGGAAGTTGGTTCGAGATCGCTTCGCAGAGACCGTTACATAGAGGAGGATGCAGAGAttaatcaaaggcttcatttgGATCTCTTGGAAGAAACAAGGGAAAATTCTCAGCTGAGGCTCGCAGCGTATCAGCAATGTGccgcaaggtattataacaaaaAGGTAAAGGGACAATTTCtgaaggtgggagatttggtaCTTAGGAAGGTGATGCCCAACACGAAGAACCCCCAACATGGAGtatttggagctaattgggaaggaccatacaagataaAGGCCATCTTGTGGAAAGGGACTTATCACCTTAAAGATATGGAAGGGAAGCTGGTTCCGCGAGCGTGGAACgcggaacatctccgaaagtattaccAGTAA
- the LOC141684981 gene encoding uncharacterized protein LOC141684981 — protein MAGEIVGFLGLTSCGGGNGSFWRERKQECNNDISPSTGTIDEKENVAMILWGIWFARNRKIWEGKIINPSTVVEISMKQKHDWQEAMKSKQLKTAALSMKPVEKDNNIKWKPPRERWHNLNVDASLFTGELSYSVGTVLRNEYGQFVQGKNMRFQGQVTVLEAEARGVEEGIRWIKDLGVHNVEIESDLEATVKAMSKEMQYYNKVGHIL, from the exons ATGGCCGGTGAAATCGTTGGATTCTTGGGCTTAACTTCTTGCGGTGGCGGTAATGGCAGTTTTTGGAGAGAGAGGAAACAGGAATGTAATAATGAT atttcTCCGTCAACAGGAACTATCGACGAGAAGGAGAATGTTGCTATGATATTGTGGGGCATTTGGTTTGCAAGAAATCGGAAAATATGGGAAGGAAAAATTATTAATCCATCAACAGTCGTGGAGATTAGTATGAAACAGAAGCATGACTGGCAGGAagcaatgaaatcaaaacagttAAAGACAGCAGCACTGTCCATGAAACCTGTAGAGAAGGATAATAACATTAAATGGAAACCTCCGAGAGAAAGGTGGCATAATCTAAATGTAGATGCTTCTCTGTTTACAGGAGAACTGTCATACAGTGTGGGGACGGTGCTCAGGAATGAGTATGGGCAGTTTGTTCAAGGTAAGAATATGAGGTTTCAAGGGCAAGTAACAGTTCTGGAAGCCGAAGCTCGTGGAGTGGAGGAGGGCATAAGGTGGATTAAGGATCTGGGAGTGCATAATGTGGAGATCGAGAGCGACTTAGAAGCAACTGTGAAAGCAATGTCTAAAGAGATGCAGTACTACAACAAGGTTGGCCATATTTTGTGA
- the LOC141682897 gene encoding L-type lectin-domain containing receptor kinase IX.1-like, with amino-acid sequence MGCIIISLLFFSIFHFAAALNFSFTSFNANDAAEFNSEGDVFFSSGAIQLAEKINGSSVVTSIGRVTYKKPLYLWDKASRNLTDFTTHFTFVIDSQNKTNYGDGITFFLVANGSGIQGGGGAFGLANGDDYINSTANEFVAVEFDIFHNDNWDPIFVDDVVEHVGVDINSVISNASVPWFNGRSSIMNGWTNEACISYASSSKNLSVAFRSSSDGTGNAANQTLDFVVDLREYLPEWVNFGFSAATGSVISLNHINSWVFNSNLEFDEASPVDPVAVPPSHSNPNAEGPSQTNPRTNVPTTSKSNNIKMGLVVGLVVGGFVLVCILAIYLIFKKKKIDEIEDPILIRDDFMDGEFEKGIGPKKFSYNALAKATSNFAPTEKLGEGGFGEVYKGFLTEMNVYVAVKRVSRDSSQGIKEYASEVRIISRLRHKNLVQLIGWCHKQNNLLLVYEYMQNGSLDSHLFKGKSLLSWNARYKIAHGLASVLLYLHEEWEQCVVHRDIKSSNVMLDLNFNTKLGDFGLARFVDHDKGSQTTIVAGTRGYMAPECFVTGQASRESDVFSFGVVALEIACGRKPIDVKLDESRKELVKWVWDLYGTEQILEAADPKLSGDYDEHEMKRLMIVGLWCAHPDRTSRPSIRQVIHVLNDLDASLPALPAKMPVATYFTPSDQSSTSLENSLATTQRSQTPSTRGVTIPR; translated from the coding sequence ATGGGTTGCATCATTATCTCTTTGCTATTCTTCAGTATATTTCATTTTGCAGCAGCTTTAAATTTTAGCTTTACCAGTTTCAATGCTAACGATGCTGCTGAATTTAATTCTGAGGGAGATGTCTTTTTTTCCAGCGGGGCCATCCAACTCGCCGAAAAGATAAATGGATCATCAGTTGTTACAAGCATAGGACGGGTTACTTATAAAAAACCTTTGTATCTATGGGACAAGGCCTCAAGAAACCTTACTGACTTCACTACCCATTTTACATTTGTGATTGATTCGCAAAATAAAACAAATTATGGGGACGGGATCACGTTTTTTCTAGTTGCAAATGGCAGCGGGATCCAGGGAGGAGGTGGAGCATTTGGACTTGCTAATGGTGATGATTATATAAACAGCACCGCCAATGAATTTGTTGCTGTTGAGTTTGACATTTTCCACAACGATAATTGGGACCCGATTTTTGTGGATGATGTTGTCGAGCATGTTGGTGTAGATATCAACTCTGTGATATCAAATGCTAGTGTGCCTTGGTTTAATGGCAGATCTAGTATTATGAATGGGTGGACAAATGAAGCGTGCATAAGTTATGCTTCTAGTTCGAAAAATCTTAGTGTTGCCTTCCGTTCAAGTTCAGATGGCACTGGTAATGCCGCAAATCAAACTCTCGACTTTGTAGTTGATTTAAGAGAATATTTGCCAGAATGGGTCAATTTTGGCTTCTCAGCTGCAACAGGATCGGTAATATCGCTCAATCATATCAATTCATGGGTATTCAATTCGAATCTGGAGTTTGATGAAGCAAGTCCAGTGGATCCGGTAGCAGTGCCTCCAAGTCATTCTAATCCAAATGCAGAGGGTCCAAGTCAAACTAATCCGAGGACAAATGTTCCAACAACCTCCAAATCAAACAATATAAAGATGGGTCTGGTGGTTGGATTGGTAGTAGGGGGGTTTGTTCTTGTTTGCATTTTGGCCATATACCTTATCTTCAAGAAAAAAAAGATAGACGAGATTGAAGATCCTATTCTTATTAGGGATGATTTCATGGATGGTGAATTTGAGAAAGGAATTGGACCTAAAAAGTTCTCGTATAATGCTCTTGCTAAAGCAACAAGTAACTTTGCGCCAACTGAAAAACTTGGAGAAGGAGGCTTCGGGGAAGTTTACAAAGGCTTCTTGACAGAAATGAATGTTTATGTGGCTGTCAAGAGAGTATCAAGAGATTCTAGTCAAGGAATAAAAGAGTATGCATCGGAAGTGAGGATCATTAGTCGTTTGAGACATAAAAATTTGGTGCAGCTTATAGGTTGGTGCCATAAACAAAATAATCTTTTACTTGTTTATGAGTACATGCAAAATGGTAGCCTGGATTCTCATCTTTTCAAGGGGAAGAGCTTGTTGTCATGGAATGCAAGGTATAAAATCGCTCATGGCCTGGCGTCAGTATTGCTTTATCTACATGAAGAATGGGAGCAATGTGTAGTGCATAGAGATATTAAATCAAGCAATGTCATGTTAGATTTAAATTTCAACACTAAGCTAGGTGATTTCGGATTAGCCAGATTTGTCGATCATGATAAGGGCTCACAAACAACTATTGTGGCCGGGACACGAGGCTACATGGCCCCCGAATGTTTTGTCACAGGACAAGCTAGCAGGGAGTCGGATGTTTTCAGCTTCGGAGTTGTAGCATTGGAAATAGCATGTGGTCGAAAACCTATTGATGTTAAGCTTGACGAAAGTCGGAAAGAGTTAGTAAAGTGGGTTTGGGACCTTTATGGAACGGAACAAATTCTTGAAGCAGCTGACCCAAAACTCTCTGGGGATTACGATGAGCATGAAATGAAACGATTGATGATTGTCGGGCTTTGGTGTGCACATCCAGATAGGACCAGTAGGCCTTCCATTAGGCAAGTTATTCATGTTCTTAATGATCTTGATGCTTCATTGCCTGCTCTCCCAGCAAAGATGCCTGTGGCAACCTATTTCACACCCTCAGATCAGTCTTCTACGTCTTTAGAAAACAGTTTGGCCACTACCCAGAGAAGCCAAACTCCTTCCACGCGCGGAGTGACAATACCGAGATAA
- the LOC141684982 gene encoding uncharacterized protein LOC141684982, translating into MTKEGLFGLSYPLLTKTNYTAWALKMRVFMQARRVWDAVEPKNPEGVPEDVMLSISEKHASKDAWKAVKTMFLGADKVKAARAQTLKSEFEALYMKEDEQLDEFYLKLNSLFTNIRVLGEKVDEAYVVKKLLRAVPSKFLQIASTIEQFGNLEEMLIEEVVSSLKAHEKRLPGTTEKGKGQLLLTEEEWKRKESSEGQLLLTREEWLKKSNIEGTRGGGNTRGVRYRSRVRCFNCQGHGHFTADRRRPRKERDMSREANLSRIQEDESALLIAEVGQTEKLVMFLKEEVVVPKLRTNNEDQKESQVWYLDNGASNHMTGQRGKFKMLDECVSGKVKSDNRSAIELMKNPVLHGRSKHIDVRFHFICECIERGELIVKHVATQEQRADILTKALGRVKFEEMRKAIGVKDLTAGS; encoded by the exons ATGACTAAAGAGGGTTTGTTTGGTCTGAGTTATCCGTTGTTGACAAAAACAAATTACACGGCATGGGCTCTAAAAATGAGGGTCTTCATGCAAGCTCGCAGGGTGTGGGATGCAGTCGAGCCTAAGAATCCTGAG GGGGTTCCAGAGGATGTGATGTTATCAATCTCAGAGAAACACGCGTCGAAAGATGCTTGGAAGGCTGTCAAAACCATGTTCTTGGGAGCAGATAAGGTGAAAGCGGCCAGAGCACAGACCCTTAAGAGTGAATTCGAAGCTTTGTATATGAAAGAAGATGAGCAACTGGATGAGTTTTATTTGAAACTAAACAGTTTGTTCACCAACATTcgagttttgggagagaaagtagatgaggcctatgtggtCAAGAAATTGCTCAGAGCGGTTCCTTCCAAGTTTCTGCAAATTGCATCGACTATCGAACAATTTGGGAATTTGGAAGAGATGTTGATAGAAGAGGTTGTTAGTTCTCTGAAGGCCCATGAGAAGAGGTTACCGGGAACAACGGAGAAAGGCAAGGGACAATTGCTACTGACAGAGGAAGAgtggaaaagaaaagaaagcagcgAGGGGCAGCTGTTATTAACTCGAGAGGAATGGTTAAAGAAGAGTAACATAGAGGGGACTCGAGGTGGAGGAAATACTCGTGGGGTACGGTATAGAAGTAGAGTGAGATGTTTTAATTGTCAAGGACATGGACATTTTACTGCGGATCGCCGTAGACCAAGGAAGGAAAGAGACATGTCAAGGGAGGCGAACCTTTCGAGAATTCAAGAGGATGAGTCGGCCCTGTTGATTGCTGAGGTTGGACAAACGGAGAAGTTGGTCATGTTCTTGAAGGAAGAGGTAGTGGTACCAAAATTACGGACAAATAACGAAGATCAAAAGGAATCACAAGTATGGTACCTAGATAACGGTGCTAGTAACCATATGACCGGGCAACGTGGAAAGTTCAAAATGTTGGATGAATGTGTGTCTGGAAAAGTTAAGTCCG ATAATAGGTCTGCTATTGAGTTGATGAAGAATCCAGTACTACATGGTAGGAgcaagcatattgatgttcgaTTTCACTTCATTTGTGAATGCATTGAACGAGGAGAGTTGATTGTCAAGCATGTGGCTACTCAAGAGCAAAGAGCGGATATTTTAACTAAGGCACTGGGAAGAGTCAAGTTTGAAGAGATGAGGAAGGCAATAGGAGTTAAAGACCTTACTGCAGGAAGCTGA